The following proteins come from a genomic window of Candidatus Woesearchaeota archaeon:
- a CDS encoding type II toxin-antitoxin system PemK/MazF family toxin — protein MERLVKGDIVVFQFPFSDADESKKRPALVAANTTDENLILCQITSQERPDPDIVPIAQKDFQQGGLKHDSFIRPTILFSVHQSRIDYKAGRLKQEKVKIIEKKFCEIFTR, from the coding sequence ATGGAAAGACTTGTAAAGGGGGATATTGTGGTTTTTCAATTTCCTTTCTCAGATGCTGATGAATCAAAGAAAAGACCTGCTTTAGTTGCAGCTAACACTACAGACGAAAATCTAATTCTGTGCCAGATTACAAGCCAAGAAAGACCTGATCCAGATATAGTCCCCATAGCTCAAAAAGATTTTCAGCAAGGCGGATTAAAGCATGACAGTTTTATAAGACCTACAATTTTGTTTAGTGTTCACCAATCAAGAATTGATTACAAAGCTGGAAGATTGAAACAAGAGAAAGTAAAAATAATTGAAAAGAAATTCTGCGAGATTTTTACAAGATAA
- a CDS encoding AbrB/MazE/SpoVT family DNA-binding domain-containing protein codes for MLANEIKEIKTATITSKGQICIPHIARTINGFREGSKVSVLVYSDRVELRPMKQVSEKLFPALVSEEVLAKEWNTKKEDEAWKDL; via the coding sequence ATGTTGGCAAATGAAATAAAAGAAATCAAAACAGCAACCATTACAAGCAAGGGCCAGATTTGCATACCGCATATAGCTAGAACCATAAACGGATTTAGGGAAGGTTCAAAAGTAAGTGTTTTAGTTTATTCTGATAGAGTCGAATTAAGGCCTATGAAACAAGTAAGCGAAAAACTATTTCCTGCATTAGTTTCAGAAGAAGTTTTGGCTAAAGAATGGAACACAAAAAAAGAGGATGAAGCATGGAAAGACTTGTAA
- a CDS encoding Lrp/AsnC family transcriptional regulator encodes MDVVDHKTIQMLKEDARMPFLQIAKKLKVSEGTIRKRVAKMINEGVIKKFTAVLAGEATVIIEVSTHSGRPTQQIARQIRKMNVDEIYEVAGRYSIFVTVKRTNLNEVNNVVEAIRALPGVIQTETFPVLKED; translated from the coding sequence ATGGATGTGGTGGATCATAAAACAATACAGATGCTGAAAGAAGATGCAAGAATGCCTTTTCTGCAGATAGCCAAAAAGCTCAAGGTAAGCGAAGGCACAATAAGGAAAAGGGTTGCAAAGATGATCAATGAAGGCGTTATAAAGAAATTCACAGCTGTCTTGGCAGGAGAAGCCACTGTGATCATTGAAGTTTCAACGCATTCAGGAAGGCCGACGCAGCAGATTGCAAGGCAAATCAGAAAAATGAATGTTGATGAAATATATGAAGTTGCAGGCCGCTATTCGATATTTGTAACAGTTAAAAGAACTAATCTTAATGAGGTAAATAATGTTGTTGAAGCAATAAGGGCATTGCCAGGAGTGATACAGACAGAAACGTTTCCAGTTTTAAAAGAAGATTAA